In one Culex quinquefasciatus strain JHB chromosome 2, VPISU_Cqui_1.0_pri_paternal, whole genome shotgun sequence genomic region, the following are encoded:
- the LOC6034155 gene encoding replication termination factor 2, protein MGCDGGTIPRRDELVRMKKKPEQKDKDAERQFRWKHCTITQERLRKPIVMCGLGRLYSKQNVIECLLEKDKMPESCAHIKSLKDVKDLKLTANPAYDSDRDDKSAEFICALIGLEMSGQFRFVALWTCGCVFSERALKEVKDKTCSSCQTPFSEQDVVILNGSDEDVDLMRTRLDARVARLKAEKKAKADKKAKAKAESTATSTATSTETATNPDAEQPGPSSKPSTSGKPGGSSSLKPIIPNKRALISDKIGDDPMFKKSKQDYSVAKDPNATDVYKSLFTTHESEKDQQRAHWVTYNPFYN, encoded by the exons ATGGGATGTGATGGCGGAACCATTCCCCGGCGGGACGAGCTGGTCCGCATGAAGAAGAAACCAGAGCAG AAAGACAAAGACGCCGAGCGGCAGTTCCGTTGGAAGCACTGCACCATCACGCAGGAACGTCTCCGCAAGCCAATCGTAATGTGTGGCCTCGGGCGGCTCTACTCGAAGCAGAACGTCATCGAGTGTCTGCTGGAGAAGGACAAAATGCCAGAGTCTTGCGCGCACATCAAATCGCTGAAGGACGTGAAGGATCTGAAATTGACCGCGAATCCGGCGTACGATTCCGATCGGGACGACAAGAGTGCCGAGTTTATTTGCGCCCTGATTGGGCTGGAAATGAGCGGCCAGTTCCGGTTCGTTGCCCTGTGGACGTGCGGCTGTGTGTTCTCGGAGCGCGCCCTGAAGGAGGTCAAGGACAAGACATGCTCGTCG TGCCAGACCCCTTTCTCCGAGCAGGACGTTGTTATCTTGAACGGATCGGACGAGGATGTTGACCTGATGAGGACCCGACTGGACGCGAGAGTGGCCCGGCTGAAGGCCGAGAAGAAAGCCAAAGCGGACAAGAAAGCTAAGGCAAAAGCAGAATCAACCGCCACTTCAACGGCTACCTCAACCGAGACCGCCACCAATCCGGACGCCGAACAACCCGGACCGTCGTCGAAGCCCTCGACCAGTGGAAAGCCGGGAGGCAGTTCATCTCTTAAGCCGATCATCCCCAACAAGCGGGCCCTCATCAGTGACAAAATTGGCGACGATCCCATGTTTAAAAAGTCCAAGCAGGATTACAGCGTGGCGAAGGATCCAAACGCCACGGACGTGTACAAGTCGCTGTTTACGACGCACGAAAGCGAAAAGGACCAGCAGCGCGCTCATTGGGTTACGTACAATCCGTTTTATAACTAA
- the LOC6034156 gene encoding protein SMG8 — translation MNPINSFIFPDIPKDLSKILMKDDQQLIVVGIIGKSSTPDCNKLVGFNLLTIHPALTDTDPRDGRVKFYFENDGKILYLHFETTFDQHVMADLLAKAVQTGIQDNFINFNSTVRTRFARVLLFAIQVCHMIVLVEPSSVFDTSYLSIFKSLKIIREKYVLKFLPKLLKSSNLGNYMGKEARLCSPRFIFFFEGTSNIKPEDVEKLDGLECSVEEEIYKMLRNEFIITNNSAMSLFSIPRSKKFVFYNSDKRAKSNPLADSIDLLMKYLNKPAGGQNDDDEDLMSRLRPYDGYGMSAWSVGKSKRAEKKERSILALLKEHVAEAFEHGFDDSASKYRGRGHFVIPTFKTWYEGFKLLHKIFIENPSNSSYETNDPDYKAFLQNFHKIIDIDERFFAEICEHGLELAMVNYKDMLPHHYSSTFHEKKYEQAHELFTRYARGPEVERHEQKLKDYCDSIWLNGKQQCEYPSLRGNPCALGKHKVKDPTEHSSGVIFVSACNCGRTQGHREDPYTIRQGNYDFYQIIAKSCSSCNVLERVKFPVFEPSSNDFRAAEFINKNLSNLMSFEHSNRTPDASTHPPMTNDNSPHLSGSQKSQDSASNLTFSMDEKRDEENKSQKFGTQGEDEDETLEQETVNEIVIKVGEHSEDKAILRQPSTTEYLPGMLHAASPAGLLPQFPSWSLVCLGPSSIYTHNSGIPEHVQSGFLSGANFLLPWDVSVRLEHAQSWAASYEKIRNRKKNTSQSKSSESSNTFTLKIFLGVEYECLRGHRFIMSGPDTVLRGGSGSIVRDSGSKVVFNDMPIYFPCPCRSSNIAQLMRVHVVTPKAPVNVIVEPKVRILQGTTQNCLTFTTGLTEPIKLSQSAYWILRLPFIYEGDSGPLMPPAGVTVANAVTHGVLMAGMFGIRESEISEELL, via the exons ATGAACCCAATTAATAGCTTTATATTTCCGGATATTCCTAAGGATTTGAG CAAAATCCTCATGAAAGATGACCAGCAGCTCATTGTGGTCGGAATAATCGGAAAATCTTCCACGCCGGATTGTAACAAACTGGTCGGGTTCAACCTGCTGACGATTCACCCGGCCCTGACGGACACGGACCCGCGCGATGGCCGCGTCAAGTTCTACTTTGAGAACGATGGCAAGATTCTGTATTTGCACTTTGAAACGACGTTTGACCAGCACGTTATGGCCGATTTGCTGGCGAAGGCGGTTCAGACGGGAATTCAGGACAATTTTATCAACTTCAACAGCACTGTGAGGACACGGTTTGCCCGGGTGTTGCTGTTTGCGATTCAGGTGTGCCACATGATTGTGCTGGTGGAACCGTCGTCAGTGTTTGATACGAGTTATCTTtcgatttttaaatcgctaaaaatTATTCGCGAGAAATATGTGCTTAAGTTTTTGCCTAAGCTGTTGAAGAGTTCGAATCTGGGCAATTACATGGGCAAGGAGGCACGTTTGTGCAGCCCGAGGTTTATATTCTTCTTCGAGGGCACCAGCAATATCAAGCCGGAGGACGTTGAGAAGCTGGACGGATTGGAATGCTCCGTCGAGGAGGAGATTTACAAAATGTTGCGCAACGAGTTCATAATTACGAACAACAGCGCAATGTCGTTGTTTTCGATTCCGAGAAGCAAGAAATTTGTCTTTTACAACAGTGATAAGCGCGCAAAGTCGAATCCGCTGGCGGATTCGATCGATCTGCTGATGAAATATCTGAACAAACCTGCCGGTGGACAGaatgacgacgacgaagatCTGATGAGTAGACTACGACCGTACGATGGCTACGGAATGTCCGCGTGGAGCGTGGGCAAGAGCAAACGGGCGGAGAAGAAGGAGCGGAGCATTCTTGCGCTGTTGAAGGAGCACGTGGCCGAAGCGTTCGAGCATGGGTTCGACGATAGCGCCTCAAAGTATCGCGGAAGGGGTCACTTTGTG ATTCCGACCTTCAAAACGTGGTACGAAGGATTCAAGTTGCTGCACAAGATATTCATCGAAAACCCAAGCAATTCAAGCTACGAAACCAACGATCCAGATTAT AAAGCATTCCTGCAAAACTTCCACAAAATCATCGACATTGACGAGCGCTTCTTCGCGGAAATCTGCGAGCACGGTCTCGAGCTGGCCATGGTCAACTACAAGGACATGCTGCCGCATCACTACAGCAGCACGTTCCACGAGAAAAAGTACGAACAGGCGCACGAGCTGTTTACGCGTTACGCCCGCGGGCCGGAAGTGGAGCGGCACGAGCAGAAGCTGAAGGACTATTGCGACTCGATCTGGCTCAATGGCAAGCAGCAGTGCGAGTATCCCAGCTTGAGGGGGAATCCGTGCGCGCTGGGCAAGCACAAGGTCAAAGATCCGACGGAGCATTCCAGCGGGGTGATCTTCGTTTCGGCGTGTAACTGCGGGCGGACTCAGGGCCACCGGGAAGATCCGTACACGATCCGGCAGGGAAATTACGACTTTTACCAGATCATAGCGAAGAGTTGTAGCAGCTGCAATGTGCTCGAAAGGGTAAAGTTCCCCGTGTTTGAACCGTCCAGCAACGACTTCCGGGCGGCGGAGTTTATCAACAAGAATCTGTCGAATCTGATGTCGTTTGAGCACTCGAACCGAACGCCGGACGCGAGCACCCATCCGCCGATGACGAACGACAACTCACCGCATCTGTCGGGCAGTCAAAAGAGCCAGGACAGCGCATCGAATCTCACCTTCAGCATGGACGAAAAGCGGGACGAAGAGAACAAGTCGCAAAAGTTTGGCACTCAAGGCGAAGACGAGGACGAAACGTTGGAGCAGGAAACGGTCAACGAGATCGTCATCAAGGTTGGAGAACATTCCGAAGACAAAGCCATTCTGCGGCAACCTTCGACCACGGAGTACCTCCCCGGAATGCTGCACGCCGCCAGCCCCGCAGGTTTGCTGCCCCAATTTCCGTCCTGGTCGCTGGTCTGCCTTGGACCCAGCTCGATCTACACTCACAACAGCGGCATCCCAGAGCACGTCCAAAGTGGCTTCCTGTCCGGCGCCAACTTCCTGCTCCCGTGGGACGTCAGCGTCCGTCTCGAACACGCCCAGTCGTGGGCCGCGTCTTACGAAAAAATCCGCAACCGCAAGAAAAACACCTCCCAATCAAAGTCCAGCGAATCGAGCAACACGTTCACCCTGAAAATCTTCCTCGGCGTCGAGTACGAGTGTCTTCGCGGACATCGCTTCATCATGAGCGGTCCCGATACCGTCCTCCGCGGTGGTTCCGGCTCGATCGTCCGTGACAGTGGCAGCAAAGTCGTGTTCAACGACATGCCCATCTACTTCCCGTGTCCCTGCCGGAGCTCAAACATTGCCCAGCTGATGCGAGTCCACGTGGTCACGCCAAAGGCTCCGGTAAATGTGATTGTCGAGCCAAAGGTGCGAATCCTGCAAGGCACCACCCAGAACTGTCTCACCTTCACGACAGGCCTGACCGAGCCGATTAAGCTGAGCCAAAGTGCGTACTGGATTCTACGGCTGCCGTTCATCTACGAAGGGGACAGCGGTCCGTTGATGCCCCCGGCGGGCGTGACGGTGGCCAATGCGGTGACGCACGGCGTGCTGATGGCCGGCATGTTTGGAATTAGGGAGAGTGAAATCAGTGAGGAGTTGTTGTAA